Proteins encoded together in one Lysobacterales bacterium window:
- a CDS encoding plasmid stabilization protein, with protein MAQILVRNLDEAVKSALQQRAARRGVSMEAEAREILQRALLRPSVARAGLGTRFRKRFARVGGVELELPDPAIAKPAELFE; from the coding sequence ATGGCCCAGATCCTCGTCAGGAACCTTGATGAAGCGGTGAAATCCGCCCTCCAGCAACGTGCCGCGCGTCGCGGTGTGAGCATGGAAGCCGAGGCGCGCGAGATCCTGCAACGTGCCTTGCTGCGTCCGTCCGTCGCACGAGCCGGCTTGGGCACTCGCTTCAGGAAGCGGTTTGCCCGGGTCGGCGGTGTCGAACTGGAGCTGCCCGACCCGGCGATTGCGAAGCCAGCCGAGCTGTTCGAGTGA
- a CDS encoding type II toxin-antitoxin system VapC family toxin, whose protein sequence is MIVLDTNVVSEFMRPAPSIAVASWLDAQIADHIWICAITVYEIEFGLELIDDSARRLRLRRAFQSMVEQDLDGRVLPFDADAAARTASISALTRKQGRPIEQRDAMIAGIVRQRNARLATRNLRHFNDCGIDLIDPWSA, encoded by the coding sequence GTGATCGTCCTCGATACGAATGTGGTGTCCGAGTTCATGCGGCCGGCGCCAAGCATCGCGGTCGCATCATGGCTCGATGCGCAAATCGCCGACCACATCTGGATCTGCGCCATCACCGTCTACGAAATCGAATTCGGCCTGGAGCTGATCGACGACAGCGCACGTCGACTGCGGCTGCGCCGTGCATTCCAGTCCATGGTGGAGCAAGACCTCGACGGGCGGGTTCTTCCCTTCGACGCCGACGCCGCGGCGCGAACCGCATCGATCTCGGCCTTGACCCGCAAGCAAGGCCGCCCGATCGAACAGCGCGACGCCATGATCGCGGGCATCGTCCGCCAGCGAAACGCACGGCTCGCGACCAGAAACCTACGGCACTTCAACGATTGCGGAATCGACTTGATCGATCCATGGTCGGCCTGA